The DNA window GCGGCGGGGCGGATCGGTGCCCTGGTCAGCGCGCTGGCCGGCTCGTGGCTGGTGGCGGGACGCGGGGGCTTTTTCGCTGTGCTGGGCGGTCTGATGATCGTCAACATGCTGAGTTTTCTGACCGTGCGCGGTCATATCCCCCGCCTGGCGCGGGGCAGAGCCGAGGATCTAAGGTGAGCGACACATTCGACTATATCGTCATCGGTTCGGGCTCTGCCGGCAGCCTGATGGCCAATCGCCTTTCGGCCGATCCGGCCAACCGGGTCGCGCTGATCGAGGCCGGCCCATCGGACCGCCAATGGCCGGTCAACATCAAGACCGCCATGCCGGTGGGCAACATCTTCCTGATCCCGCATGCCCGCTACAACTGGAAGCATACGCTTTCGGGCAATACAGAGATCGGCGGGCGCAGCATCAACTTCCCGCGCGGCAAGCTGATGGGCGGCTGCAGCGCGATCAATGGCGGCGTCTATATCCGCGGCCAGCGCGAGGATTACGACGCCTGGGAGCGAGCCGGGAACAAGGGCTGGGCTTACAAGGATGTGCTGCCCGGCTTTATGGCTGTCGAGAATTACGAAGGGCCCGACAAACCCTGGCATGGCAAAGGCGGCGAGCTGGATGTGCAGAAACCGCGCTCCTTCAATCCGATCACCCATGCCATCATCGAGGCCGCGCAGCAGGCAGGCCATCGGCGCAATAACGATTTCGCTGGAGAGCGTCAGGCGGGCTTCGGCCCCTATGACCTCAACCAGCGGCGCGGCACGCGGCTGTCGAGCGCGCGGGCTTTTCTCAACCCGGTGCTGAAACGCCCCAATCTGACCGTGCTGTCCGACACGCTGGCCCGGCGCATTCTCTTCGACCGGGGCCGGGCCACCGGCCTTGAGATCGAGCAGGCGGGCGAGCAGCGCGTGCTTCAGGCCCGGCGCGAGGTGGTGCTGTGCGGCGGGGCTATCAACTCGCCGCAATTGCTGATGCTGTCGGGCATCGGCCCCGCCGACCATCTGCGCGAGAAGGGCATCGAGGTGCTCTGCGATCTGCCCGGCGTCGGCGCGCATCTGCAGGACCACCCCACCGTCCATGTGGCGATGGAGAATCCAAGCGCGGAATCCTATGCGCTCTCGCCGCGCACCTATGGCCGTATCCTGCTCAGCCCTTTGCGTTATCTGCTGCGCCGTGATGGCATGCTGGCCAGCAATGTGGCCGAATGCGGGGGATTTCTCTGCACCGATGGCAGCGGACGGCCGGATATCCAGATCACCTTTCTGGTCGGGCTGAAGGCCAATGCGCGCGTCATCCCCTCCGAGCATGGCTATATGGCGCTGATCCAGCTTTTGCGGCCCAAAAGCGAGGGTTCGGTGCGCCTCGCCAGCAGCGATCCGCGGGACAAGCCGGTGATCGACCCCAATTTCTTCGCCGATCCCTATGACATGCGCACGCTGATCGCCGGTTTCCGCGAGGCGCGGCGCATCTTCGCCCAGCCCGCGCTGGCCGCCATGACCGGCGCCGAGATCGAGCCAGGCGCCGATGTGCAGAGCGACGCCGAGATCGACGCCGCGCTGCGCAAGATCGTCAACACCGCCTATCACCCCACCGGCACCTGCAAGATGGGGCCGGACAGTGATCCCATGGCGGTGGTCGATGGGCGGCTGCGGGTGAGGGGCGTGTCGGGGCTGCGCGTGGTCGACGCCTCGGTGATGCCCGAGATCATCAGCGGCAACACCAGCGCCCCCACCATGATGATCGCCCAGCGCGCCGCCGCCTTCATTCTGGAAGACGCGGCGACATCGAACATCGCGGCCTGAACCAAATCATATAAGGAGAGCCCCCCATGGAGATGACCCTGATGCGCAACCGACCCGCCATGCTGGCATCCCTCGATCAGGATATGCTGATCGGCGGCAAGCGCGTGCCCGCCGCCTCGGGCGAGCGGTTCGAGACGCATAATCCCGCAACCGGCGAACTGCTCGCCCGCGTGGCGCGCGGTACAGCGCAGGATGTGGACCGCGCGGTGGCTTCGGCCCGCGCGGCCTTCGAGGGCCCCTGGCGCCGGATGAAAGCGGCCGAGCGTCAGCGCATCATGCTGCGCCTCGCCGATCTGGTCGAGGCGCATTACGAGGAACTGGCGATGCTCGACACGCTGGACCTTGGCGCGCCGGTCTCGCGCACCCTTCTGGGCAAGGCGCGGGCCGGGGCGTTGCTGCGCTATTACGCGGGTCAGGCGACGCTGATTTCTGGCGCTACGCTGCCCAATTCCGCGCCGGGCGATGTGCTGTCGCAGACCTTCAAAGAGCCGATGGGCGTGGTCGCGGCGATCAACCCGTGGAACGGGCCGGTGGGCATGTCGGTGTGGAAAGCCGCGCCGGTGCTGGCCAGCGGCTGCACCATGGTGATGAAGCCTGCGGAACAGACGCCCTTGTCGGCCCTGCGCTTTGGCGAATTGTGCCTTGAGGCCGGCGTGCCGGAAGGCGTGATCAACATCCTGACCGGGCTGGGCGATGCCGGGGCGGCGCTCTCCATGCATCCGGGGATCGACAAGATCGCCTTCACCGGCTCGACGGGCGTGGGCGAGAAGATCCTGCATGCCGCCGCCTCGACCATGAAGCGGGTGACGGTGGAGCTGGGCGGCAAATCGCCCAACATCGTCTTTGCCGATGCCGATCTGGACAAGGCGGTGCCCGCTGCGGCCACGGCGGTCTTCGCCAATGCCGGGCAGATCTGCAGCGCGGGCACGCGGCTGTTCGTGCAGCGCGAGATTCATGACGAGTTCATGGCCCGCCTAGCCGAACACACGCGCACCATCCGCGTGGGCGATCCGCTCGATCCCGCCACGCAGATCGGGCCGGTGGTGTCGCGCCCGCAGATGGACAAGATCCTCGGCTTTATCGAGGGCGCCGGGCAGGAAGGCGCGCACGCGCTGGTGGGCGGCGCGCGCATGGGCGGCGCGGGGCTGGACAAGGGCTTCTTTATCGAGCCCACCATCTTCACCGGCGTCACCGACGAGATGACCATCGCGCGCGAGGAAATCTTCGGCCCCGTGCTCAGCGCCTTTGCCTTCGACACCGAGGAAGAGGTGTTGCAGCGTGCCAATGCCACGCCTTTCGGCCTTGGCAGCGGCGTGTGGACGCGCGATCTGGCCACCGCGCATCGCATGGCGCGCGGCATTCAGGCCGGGTCGGTGTGGGTCAATTGCTACCAGATGCTCGATCCGGGCGTGCCCTTTGGCGGCTACAAGCTGAGCGGCTTCGGGCGCGAATCCGGCCCGCATCACATCGAGGATTATCTGGAAACCAAGGCCGTCTGGATCAATCTGGACTGACAGGCGCTACACCCAGCCCGAACTGCGCCATTCGGACTGGGGCGTATCGGATCGCATCACCGCAGCGGCCTTTTCCAGACAGTCGAGGAAATGCCGCTGCGTGGCGGTGGGCCGCCAACTGCGCCGGGTGGTGATGCCCACCAGGCGGCGGCTGTGTTCCAGCGGCGCGCCCACCTGCGCCAGCAGCCCGCTGCGGATCTGCAAGGCCACCTGATCGGGTGACAGCAGGGTGAGGAAATTGCCCTCGGTCAGCAGGCGCCCGATGATCATCACCGATCCGCATTCGATGGGCGTTTCGGGCAGATGCGCCCCGTCGAACAATTGCTCCCACTGTTCGCGCAGCGGCGAATTGGCGGGATTGACGATCCACGGATAGGACCCCAATTGCTCCAGCGTCGGGCGCTCGACCTCGGCGAGCGGATGGCGGCTGCCCGCTGCGATCACCAGCCGGTCCTCATAGAGCGGCATTTGATAAAGGTCGGCGATTTCGAAGGGGCGCAGCGCGCCCACGATCATGTCGATATCGCCATCGCGCAAGGGTTCGACGAGCTCGCGCCAACTGCCTTCCAGCACCTTGAAACCGGCGCGCGGATGGCTTTGCACCATGCGCGCCATCGCCGTGGGCACCAGATAGGGACGGGCCAGCGGCAGCGCGCCAAAGGCAATCAGTTCGCTGCCGCTGTCGAATCCCAGATCGGCCACGGCGGCGATGATCTCGGCCACGGCCAGACGGGCGCCGCGCGCCAGCCGCCGCCCTGCCGGATTGAGCCACACCGCGCGCCCGCGCCGCTCGACCAACTGGCCGCCGATCATATGCTCCAGATCGCTGACCGCGCGATGCACGGCGGTCTGCGACATGCCGCTGCTGTGTGCGGCGGCGGAAAAGCCGCCCGCCTCGGCCAGCGC is part of the Novosphingobium sp. genome and encodes:
- a CDS encoding GMC family oxidoreductase N-terminal domain-containing protein, yielding MSDTFDYIVIGSGSAGSLMANRLSADPANRVALIEAGPSDRQWPVNIKTAMPVGNIFLIPHARYNWKHTLSGNTEIGGRSINFPRGKLMGGCSAINGGVYIRGQREDYDAWERAGNKGWAYKDVLPGFMAVENYEGPDKPWHGKGGELDVQKPRSFNPITHAIIEAAQQAGHRRNNDFAGERQAGFGPYDLNQRRGTRLSSARAFLNPVLKRPNLTVLSDTLARRILFDRGRATGLEIEQAGEQRVLQARREVVLCGGAINSPQLLMLSGIGPADHLREKGIEVLCDLPGVGAHLQDHPTVHVAMENPSAESYALSPRTYGRILLSPLRYLLRRDGMLASNVAECGGFLCTDGSGRPDIQITFLVGLKANARVIPSEHGYMALIQLLRPKSEGSVRLASSDPRDKPVIDPNFFADPYDMRTLIAGFREARRIFAQPALAAMTGAEIEPGADVQSDAEIDAALRKIVNTAYHPTGTCKMGPDSDPMAVVDGRLRVRGVSGLRVVDASVMPEIISGNTSAPTMMIAQRAAAFILEDAATSNIAA
- a CDS encoding aldehyde dehydrogenase family protein, yielding MEMTLMRNRPAMLASLDQDMLIGGKRVPAASGERFETHNPATGELLARVARGTAQDVDRAVASARAAFEGPWRRMKAAERQRIMLRLADLVEAHYEELAMLDTLDLGAPVSRTLLGKARAGALLRYYAGQATLISGATLPNSAPGDVLSQTFKEPMGVVAAINPWNGPVGMSVWKAAPVLASGCTMVMKPAEQTPLSALRFGELCLEAGVPEGVINILTGLGDAGAALSMHPGIDKIAFTGSTGVGEKILHAAASTMKRVTVELGGKSPNIVFADADLDKAVPAAATAVFANAGQICSAGTRLFVQREIHDEFMARLAEHTRTIRVGDPLDPATQIGPVVSRPQMDKILGFIEGAGQEGAHALVGGARMGGAGLDKGFFIEPTIFTGVTDEMTIAREEIFGPVLSAFAFDTEEEVLQRANATPFGLGSGVWTRDLATAHRMARGIQAGSVWVNCYQMLDPGVPFGGYKLSGFGRESGPHHIEDYLETKAVWINLD
- a CDS encoding LysR family transcriptional regulator codes for the protein MAADPFDLNLRHLRALLSIAEKGSITAAADSVSLSQPALTQGLAKLERQFGYTMFERRSGGMVPTPMGAIVIERTRAALDHLSQAAKGLSAVFQYPERLMTMTQLRAFLALAEAGGFSAAAHSSGMSQTAVHRAVSDLEHMIGGQLVERRGRAVWLNPAGRRLARGARLAVAEIIAAVADLGFDSGSELIAFGALPLARPYLVPTAMARMVQSHPRAGFKVLEGSWRELVEPLRDGDIDMIVGALRPFEIADLYQMPLYEDRLVIAAGSRHPLAEVERPTLEQLGSYPWIVNPANSPLREQWEQLFDGAHLPETPIECGSVMIIGRLLTEGNFLTLLSPDQVALQIRSGLLAQVGAPLEHSRRLVGITTRRSWRPTATQRHFLDCLEKAAAVMRSDTPQSEWRSSGWV